From a single Arachis hypogaea cultivar Tifrunner chromosome 3, arahy.Tifrunner.gnm2.J5K5, whole genome shotgun sequence genomic region:
- the LOC112789537 gene encoding E3 ubiquitin-protein ligase PUB23, with translation MAETEIPEYFLCPISLEMMKEPVTAVTGITYERESIEQWLRKAKECVCPVTKQPLPRSSQYLTPNHTLRRLIQAWSEATNNAARGHGADHQQIPNPQLEKVQVEKLVKDLKVPHRNQRALKKLHGFAMESERTRTCMAEAGVANAMVIFINQRFQQGKTMCLEEALRILHLTWNIPSRTNMKALVGENLDFINSLTWILHLNVHNNNVKIVNEAMPLLKLTIQNTNSTILGNLNFQFFKEMVRVLGKRTISQQALKSTLQILIETCPLGRNRKSIVESGAVSNLIELELEKPEKNISEHIFNLLAHLCSCAEGREMFLKHAAAIAMVSKRILRVSSATDDRAIHILSVIGKYSGSSEVVLEMLRVGAVSKLCMVIQADCASYLKEKARGILRLHSKVWSDSPCIQLYLLTRYQR, from the exons ATGGCAGAAACTGAGATTCCTGAATATTTTCTTTGCCCAATTTCCCTTGAGATGATGAAGGAGCCTGTGACTGCGGTAACAGGCATCACATACGAAAGAGAAAGCATTGAGCAATGGCTGCGGAAGGCGAAAGAGTGCGTTTGCCCCGTGACGAAGCAGCCATTGCCGCGAAGCTCACAATATTTGACCCCAAATCACACTTTAAGGAGACTGATTCAGGCATGGAGTGAAGCCACTAATAATGCAGCTAGAGGCCACGGTGCTGATCATCAACAGATTCCAAATCCGCAGTTGGAGAAGGTGCAAGTTGAGAAGCTAGTGAAGGATCTTAAGGTTCCTCATAGGAATCAAAGAGCGCTGAAGAAGTTGCATGGTTTTGCCATGGAAAGTGAGAGGACTAGAACTTGCATGGCTGAAGCTGGTGTTGCTAATGCCATGGTTATCTTCATTAACCAGCGTTTCCAACAag GTAAGACAATGTGCCTAGAAGAAGCTCTAAGAATTCTTCATCTTACTTGGAATATACCATCAAGGACCAACATGAAGGCTCTTGTTGGAGAAAACTTGGACTTCATCAACTCTTTGACTTGGATTTTGCACCTTAACGTGCACAACAACAACGTTAAGATAGTAAACGAAGCAATGCCTTTATTGAAGTTGACAATTCAAAACACAAATTCAACCATCTTAGGGAACTTGAACTTCCAATTCTTCAAGGAAATGGTGAGAGTATTGGGAAAAAGAACAATATCTCAACAAGCCCTAAAATCCACCTTGCAAATCCTCATAGAAACATGCCCTTTGGGCAGGAATCGAAAGAGCATTGTCGAGTCGGGTGCAGTTTCAAACCTAATCGAACTTGAACTTGAAAAACCGGAGAAAAACATCTCCGAACATATATTCAACCTTCTAGCACATCTATGTTCATGTGCTGAAGGTAGAGAAATGTTTCTTAAACATGCCGCGGCAATAGCAATGGTTTCTAAGAGGATTCTTAGGGTTTCTTCCGCGACGGACGACCGGGCGATCCATATTTTATCGGTGATCGGAAAATATTCGGGATCAAGTGAGGTTGTTCTTGAGATGCTTAGGGTTGGTGCAGTGTCCAAGCTTTGCATGGTGATTCAAGCAGATTGTGCATCTTATTTGAAAGAGAAAGCAAGGGGTATACTTAGGTTGCATTCCAAAGTTTGGAGTGATTCACCTTGCATACAACTCTACTTATTAACTAGGTACCAAAGATAG